One window from the genome of Cucumis melo cultivar AY chromosome 12, USDA_Cmelo_AY_1.0, whole genome shotgun sequence encodes:
- the LOC103502251 gene encoding uncharacterized protein At1g08160, producing the protein MAGPPQPPSRAGPSRILRFVIIFLVALIILVGLAVLIIWLTIRPKRLSYTVESAEVHNFDMTNTQLNASFSFGVRAYNPNKRVSVYYDSITATVGFGDQDLAFGVLSPFYQPHKDEQWLNIHLNAQNFLLHDSVSKDLALERSAGEMDLDLWIKARIRFKVGVWKSAHRTLRIRCSPVIVYLSKSKTFKKTTCFTEV; encoded by the coding sequence ATGGCAGGTCCTCCGCAGCCACCGTCGCGAGCTGGCCCCTCAAGGATATTGCGTTTTGTCATAATTTTCTTAGTGGCATTGATCATACTCGTTGGCCTTGCCGTGCTCATTATCTGGCTGACTATTAGGCCGAAACGATTAAGCTACACGGTGGAAAGCGCAGAGGTCCACAACTTCGACATGACCAACACCCAACTCAATGCATCCTTTAGTTTTGGGGTAAGAGCATATAATCCCAATAAACGAGTCTCGGTTTACTATGATTCCATCACCGCCACGGTTGGGTTCGGTGATCAAGACTTGGCGTTTGGCGTGCTCAGTCCTTTCTACCAACCTCACAAAGACGAGCAATGGTTGAACATCCACCTCAACGCTCAAAACTTTCTATTGCACGATTCTGTGTCGAAGGATTTGGCACTTGAAAGGTCAGCAGGAGAGATGGATTTGGATCTTTGGATCAAGGCAAGAATTAGGTTTAAGGTTGGGGTATGGAAGTCGGCGCATAGGACGCTTCGAATCCGGTGTTCGCCGGTGATTGTCTACTTGTCTAAATCCAAGACTTTCAAGAAGACTACTTGCTTTACAGAAGTCTAA